aaaatggaatCTGTTGCTGAAGCCTCACGTGAAAGGTGAATGCTACCAGGTATTTAGCAAGATACCCCATTCCCTGATGCTGCTGGTTCTTAGCAGGGAGATCAGCTGCCTAAACAGTCTCTTTTTCCCAGACTAGATCACACCCTCTTAATCCAAACAAGCAGGTGCAGTCCTTACTCTTCTCCACCTTGCTTGGGACCTTGAGTTCTGGCACTGCTCTCCTGCTGGCCAACCTCCTTTGTAACATGTGGGGGCAGGAAGTCACCTGTAGGGTAATCTCTCTCCCAGGATAAAACCGAGCCAGTCTGGGACAAAGGGAGACTTACAGCTCACTGAGAGGACAGGCCCGAGAAGTGGTGTGATTCTCATTCCTAAGTGATACCTTCAGGAAAAGCTCCTGAGCCTTGCTGCGCTGTATGCAGAGGTTTCAATTTTTGTACCCTTGAATGTCAGTGAATGTATGAGCTCCAACTGGATTGAGTTGCTCATGGAAACAGAAACGGCCTTGTCAGTATTAGTGTCGTTTGGGGCATTTCTGTAGTGCTGGTTGCAGATTCTGCTGGGCGGAATCCGTCCGCTTCCAGAGCTGGGTGGTAAAATTGGCAAGGGGGAAAGCTGTGAATTGCAAGACCCTCCTTCTGATGGCACAAACAGCTGGCTGGACACGTTTCTACCATCACGGTGACTAAACTCACAAATGTTCTGGTTTtctaacaaaacaacaaaaaaaaaaaccaccaccaccaccaccaacataAACCAGACAAGAAGCTGGTAGTGTAAACACTGACAGCCAAGTTTCTGAAGTTTACCCCAAGTAAGTGATACTGCAGCAATATaaagtttctggaaaaaaaaaatctgaaatgaaggCGGGCCATTGAAAATGTCCTTGTTGTATCCTTCTCAAATCTGTACGTAGAGTAATTTTAAGAATGGGTTGAGGGGAAAATGTTAGGAAAActaattttttcatatttgattATAGTTTTTTCTAAACCAGAGTCTGGCTGTCTTGTTTGTGGATGTGTTACTTTGGCTAATAAAGAAATGAATCAACAGTGAACAGAAGTGACCATTCTATATAAAAGTGTTATTGTGCTACATCTACTACACCAGCAGACAGGTATAAAAAGGAATACCTCTGGAACACCTCTTAGACTCAACAGTTCTTTCTCACATTGACTCAGGATTGTTGTAGTTCAGTATTGGCTGAagctttagagaaaaaaaaaaaaaaaactgctgtcaGCATGTCCTGGTGTCAATGCTGGATGTCAGTAAAGGCTGGTTAGCTAGTGAGCACCACACTTCAgcattataaaaatgtaatgctCAAGAGAAGGCTATTTCCTAATGGCTACTGGGTGCTGTTTAGGTCAAAGTGACAGTTAGAGCATGAGATACTGCACTGAAGCACTAGTGATTAGTACAGCTTTAAGTAGTCACTAAATCTTACTTCCAATGACAGGTGTTTGCTCATAACTTCTTCACAGGGATAAGATCAAGGCAGCCTTGAACAGCAGTTGTTACGGCAGTAACTCTACAGTAAAAAGCACCCTGGTCTGTCTAGGGCTGATGTTCTTGGTCAGCTTTGATCTCGAGTGCaagagcctgctgctgcagccaaaaaaaaaaaaaacaacaactgtgGCAACAGTACTGTCTATCAGTGAATGCATGTCCAGTGCTATTACATATCCCCCATAAAAAGCCTCCCCAGTCCTTAATTTGCACCTTCTGCTCCGTTATGaattcccctgctgctgcaagttAGGGCGTGGGCTGAGTTACCTGCACCGTTTCACCCTGAACATGTGTACACGTTAGAGCAGGTTTCCTGCATGATTAGTAGTTTACCTTGCTCAGAGTTCTCCCTGTGAGATCTGAGGTGTAACCCTGTAGCTCAGAACTAATACCCTGCTGCTAATTAATAGCAGGCCATAGGCATTAATAAAAGGGCTGCAAGGCCTCTGGATGTATTTGGCTTTGTCTGACTTTGTGGCTTGCCCTGGAACCTTGTTTTAGCTTGTTTAGCTTTCACAGCAATTTTCTAATGCCCAATTTATCTTACTTTTGCTTAACAGTATAAAAATTATGGTTATGCCACATGATTATACATAGAGAAAATTAACACGTTCTCTGCAAAATGACCTGCAAAATAATCTTACCTTAGTTCTTAGAGTAGAGAAATGTATCATCATGCAGCTGAGAGCAAAGGCACTGAAAGTGGGGGCACAGAATACGCTGTAGAGGAATACAGGCACGGTATGGTGCTGAAGAATGTAGCACCTATTACTGATGATTAAAAATGTGAACTTTGGAGCTGGCAAAAACCCGGGAGTAACAAAGAGAATAGGAAAGTACCCAGTATGATGAGGAGTGGCTGTTTGTAGGGACTTCTGTTGCAACAACGAATTGCAGACCAAAGTGTATAGGTGGTGGGAAACACACAAAATGGCCCCAAGTGCAACACAGAGCACGAAACCATCACCATACTcccagaaaagaggaaaacccCTTACAATGTACTTTGCCCAGCAAAGGATCTGGGATACTGATAACTTGCTGTTGACTGAAATCCACACCCTTCAGACCCAGAGGGATGGGGGAAAGAGGGAGCTACTCTTACTATCTGTAAGAGTATTctttaataaaagatttttttcctaattagaTGCAGATTACTAGCAATTATTTGATCAGCCTTTAAAAAAGACTGCAATACTAACAGCAAATTCTTGGCTTTGCATAAAAGGTGTGTTTCCTTGTGCCTGTAACAAGACTGGGAGTGTTACTGTTTTCGGATAAGGATGTTCCAGCTGTCCTTCCAGCGCAAGTCCTTAAGTTCAGCAACAGACAGCGAGGGCTCCCCGTAGGTCACAGGGCTGAATGTGCTGTAGACGAGGTACACTGACGAGAACCAGGCTACGATCAGTGCTCTGAACATGGTCTTGGGAAGCAGCGATCTGGGACgagagaaggaaagagcagTGAAGTTACACCAATGCTAGCTGAATGCTCCGTCCAAAAGGAAAGCGTAAATATGGCTTATCTTTTCTAAAGGAagattaaaggggaaaaaaacacacacaaaaacacaaaaactcactgctttcctgcagcagcttgCCAAGGTGCCAACCCTGGAGAAAAGACATGTCACTTGTCTATCTGTACAAATAAAATACCTGCAGAGATAATCGCTGAGATGCTGTAATACAATGGGAATCAGGAGAATCTGGAACGTGAGGGCAGGCAAGTAGTGGTACAGGAAAAGTGTCTTCTCCATCAGAAAGAAGGGCAGGTAATTCACAGCCCAGCCTCCAACACAGATTTCCCCAGCCGATACCCACAGCTGCCATGCATCTGTGGGAGACAGGAGAACATCTCTGACTTGGATCATCTCAAAGCACAGGCCCTGGAAATTAAAGTTTCTAAAAGGCCATCCATTtacagtgtgttttcttttgccttgtttttttttttactagtttGTGGTAGTATGACTTTTAACTTTACCACACTTAAACTGAAGGGAATGGTTACAATTCTTTTTCCGTCCCTTTATGACATACCCATCAAGACAGAGTACGCCAACATGAAGCAGAATCACAGCATGTCAACAGAATATACTGCCAGAAAGGTCAGCATAAAACTGCCTGGCCACATGGAGGAGATGGAACCTCTGTTGGAAATACCGTATCTAAAATAAATCCCTCCCCatacagcaaatatttatttctattattttttatatctggCACAAAAGATCTCAGTAGAAAGTAAATCTGGTGCCTGGAGCTCTTTTACATCCAGGGAATGACTCAAATGCTATGCTGGCtgtagggggaaaaaggggatgCTTTATACTTTTGTGTGTcccaaataaaaatgtcagagTTAAAGGGCAGGAAAAGGTAATTGCCAAGCAcatagttgaaaaaaaaaaaaagtggttttggGTCTGTTAAAGTTTAATAGATCAAAAGCCACCCCCAGTGGAGTCAGACCTTCAGGAATGTCATAAATTTTTCTCCTTCGTCGTACCAAGTACCACAGGGACAGACACACATAGATCACAGCAGCAACGTTAGCTGAAGCCCAGGTGAGAACGTTCCCAAGGAGATGGATCTGGGCCTGTTGGATAGAAGATGGTCTAAGCCAGAAGAAGGAATATGCTGCAGTTCTTTTAGGTAAGTTCAGATATTACCTACACATAGTTGCTAAATTAAACTTCAGCTTGTGCCTGGCTAGTAGTCTGATCTTTCCTGGAATGAAGCAAGCAGATAAACTTTGCTGCTTTAAGACTCTTTTGTGAAGTACAGCAGTTAAAATATACTATTGGAGATGAAATCGTCTTCTAAATGGAATTAGTAATGAAAACTATTAAAgtgcagttttccttttttaaaaaagtgcaaaatggcatgatttacttaaaataaatcacGGTCATAGTTGTAtcacaagacaaacaaacaaaaagcacgtTCCCACCCCTCAGAAAAAGAATGTTTGCTTTGAAACGTTAAAAATTCTTGGCACAGTACCACCTCCTTGGCTGGAACTGCAACCCTGCTCGCACTCACACATGAACTGAGGTCTGCTTCCTTCACCAGGTTCACATTTTCTCCCACCTCTTGTACTTACACCAGAGGTCGGGTGTAGCCAGTAGGCAATATTTGTATCCATCGTGATCCAGTCAAGAGCAGAGGAGCTGTACTTATGCTCCGtgtcttcatttttcagtgtgaGTATCTTCCACTAGCAAAAAGTAAACAGAAGGCTTTCGGAATTAGAACGATGACCTAGACAGCAGGCATAGATGAACAACTTCAGATTTAAGATGGTAAGTTCCTAACCTGAGATTggagaattatttttcatatttctaacTGGATATTTATTcataaagctgttttatttgttcttatATAATGAACTTTTCTTAgtgaatttctgaaatgttagTAAGGGGCATTGAGACTACTGACCTTACACAACACAATGCTGCAGTTCAGCTGCAGAGAACTTAGCATGCCCAactgctcctcctcccctttcttttttttctttttttttttacacagttCTAACAGTAATGACAGTTGTGCTGTCATCTAATGCCCAAGTgcattcataatttattttttttttcggtgAGGAAGCCAAACTACTCTATCAGCAAGGCAGAACCAAGGAATTCTCAGGTTCAGAGTCTGCAAAAATGCTCTGATTactgcagcagaagaaaggatGAAGGGAATAGGAAGTTCACCTGTAATTCTGTGAACTTTGCCATGAAGCTGAGGTTTTTACTTATGTCCATCTGCGTGGGAGAGTGGAGTTCCACTTCCCTCTCTTTTTGCTCTTGGCCTGGAAGAAAACACTATGTCTCAGAAATAACATAACAGCTAGAAACCGAGAAAGGGGAACACCCATGTGTTATACCCTTAGCTCCTCACACTCCAGGATTTCAGCACTGCATCTGGGGGAGCTCTCTGAAGAGACTTGTAAGGATTCTGACATCGGGGTATAATCAAAGCCCACTGAAGGGCTGTCTAGACCCACTACTGTGTCTGAGTGTGGACATCCCCATGTCAGTGATCCTGGGAACATCCCCGCTCTGTCTCCAAGGTAATCCCACCAGACTGAGCCCTTCCACCAACGCCCCACTGCAGGAAGCCCTAGCCTTAGTCACAGAAATTAGCTTAGAGAACACAGCTGAGACGTACTTTTCCCATATCTGTGCTCTTCCACATTCCACACCATGCTCTGGTGGTAGCCTTTGGACAGCTTCTCTCCAACCACCTCTAGCTGCCGGTATCCCCACTCAGGTAAAGATGCTCCACTGAGCTGAAAGTGAAAGATGATTTTAAACTTACAGTCCTGCCAATCTGAACCTCAGGCTGGAAGTTCCTAGGCCCTGACTGAGCAGCTGATCACAGCTAGGAAATATGTGAAGAGTCACCATGCAATACCGTTTGAACAAATGCTACAGCCATAAAGTCAGTGATTCTGGCAAGCTTTGAGAAGAGATTCTTCACTGTTCCATCTGCTGTCACGTACTACACGGACTCAGCCCCAATTTCTGAGGCAATATTTAAGGCTCAGTTGTATACAATGGTCACAGCCTTCTCAGAAGCAGGACAGCTCTGCATGCTGTGAAAGAATGAAGCCATGAGTACACTCACCTGAAACACATGCTGCCCTTTTACCATACTGAGCAagtttattgttttctttatttgttttatgtggTTTAGGCATTTTGGAGGAGTGAGATCAGTAGTTTATGAGATTAGGAATTGCATGGAGGAAAAGCTGTaggcaaataaatataaatccaCTTACCTTTAGCACTGCAGAGGTGTTCACATGAACAAACCTCACTTCTGACAGAATTGTCTTCCACACATCTGTGTCAGACTCCCGATTTACAATTTCCTACAACAATGAGATGACTTCTGATTAGTATTTTGTCTCAGCTGTTTCTGCTGGAGAACGATGagctcctcccttccctttgaCTACTCACCACTCTCCAGAGGTTCTGTGCTGGCATGGAGACGTTATAATCAATATAGCAGGAAACTTCTTGGGCGTGGGGGCTAAGAGGGGCAGCAACATCATGCCTGtaagacaagaaaaatcagCATTCACAGATCCTCCAGCACTATTTTCCAaacctgttaaaaataaattgaccCATAAAGGTAGTGGATTGGCTTAGAGCAGATTCAGTAGTAAAGCAAATAACCCAAGTGAGCCATTCACACAGACTGCACTATTTACGCGGAAGGAGAACACTCcctgctgctgagagctgccagcagcaggcacagaggAAGCCAATGCAGACAACTGCCATCCTGGGCTGAAGAACAAGCACCGATTGTGACAAACAGAGATGCTGTTCACTTGGGTTTCCAAAAATGAACAGACTAGGTTTGGAAGGGGCATAGCAAAAGCCCAAGCTCAGGATGCCCCCCTTCCTGGTGTGCATGATATTCAAGTACAGGCTGACTCCCTCTGGGCAGCAGTCAGGGCACCATTTcatgctgcagcctctgcaaaACAGCCAAGAATCTGTGCCAATGAGCCACAGCACAATGAATTCCTGCACATACACATCCTCCTGACTTTCAGAGTGCACCCTATGTGCAGGTGGATGCCACCAAAGTCAGTGGAGCCATTACATGACTTTGTGTTAACAGTCACCCAAAACACTGCCTGAGTATTTTGGAGAGGAGGCAGTGAAGGAGGAGGGATGATGGCTCCCCAAGGGCACTCTGTATTTAGAAACCTGAGAATTATCACAAATTGTCAATGAGGCTGAATCCACCATTAGCCCTTCTAAAGGCCACCAGTACAGAAGACCAGAAACAGCAAGCAGGCGCTGAACAGGGTGTGTTCAGTGACACACACAATTGACTTGACAATCCAATTGTCAAattaactgcagaaaaataaataaataaagcacagggCATCGTTTCCCTGGGGCCCAGGGACTGCCTGTCTAACTAACCATGTGAGGACCTTCCTAGCCCCACCATTTTCAGAATCCACAAATAACAAGGGTGTGTGCAGGGTATCTAAATGCAAGGGTCACTGCACTTCACCCCTGAGCAGTTATTCTgagacaaaacaaagcagaacaagcCACAGGTTTTGGAAGAGCAAGGGATAAGGGAAGGACTCACGTGTTGAGGTACCGAGTCGTGATGCCGTGGACCAGCTGCACGATGTGTCCGTGCCGGACAGGACGGGGTGGGTTACTCAccaccagctgctgcctggtggAGTGACACACAAGAAGAAGTGGTCACGTTCTTCTAAATAATGCAACCTTGTCATGAACAAACCATTAGGTCAAGGTGCTGCAGATAGGGACTGACATTCAGGCAGCAAGATGGGAAATCCAGACAATTTGTAGATTGTAccagaatggaaagaaaagctcaTCGTGGCAAAGGCAAGTTAAGGGCAGAATGACTCAAGGGATCAGTGCTGGGATACCGACACCCCAGCCATTCTGTCAGTGGTCTGAATCTAGGTCAGTCAGGAGCAACTTCAGATTATTCCCACCCAACAGCTGTTTGGTGGCCTCAGTGAGGTCTGACAGGTGTTCTTACTACAGCTGACGGCACTTTTGGCAGGATCACAAGACAGATCAATGACTGCCATTTCCACCACGGAGACTAAGCTCTCATCTTGCTTCTGGACAGGGCTAGTGCATGTTTTGTCCAGGGGGAACACTGCAGTTCACCTAACTGCTGCCTACACTTTGTTGTTCTATAGAAGAACTTCGCATCCTCCAAGGTTCATGGGAGTCCAGAGTTTGAAGCTAAGAAGATACTGGGTTTCTGTGGATCTCACAAGGAGTCTGGTAGAGTCCTCACATGAAAGGTTTGCACTATGGACAAACTTCCCCAGTGTGGGTATGATTTATAATGGCACACAGGCCTTTTGGTGGGACTGTTTATACAGTTTCCCATAAGAAACCTACAGAAGCAACTTTTTCATCAGTATAAAATGATATCACACAAAGGCTTTTACTGGCAGAACCGCAAGAACAAAGAGTCCTGCTCCTCGCTGACAGTGACAATGCCAAAACACTTTAGCACAAACCAAGCCCTCTCAGGCACAGACACCCACTTGGAATCTGTCCTGATGTGGCAGACTCTACAGCTTACCTCACACTTTCACTACAAAGAAATACTGAATCTGCAAAAGTGATTTCTCTTGTCTTCTGAGACCCATTCAAGTTTGATGAAATTCATCAAAACACTCTACTGCCATGGCTCCCACACTTCAAAAAGCCGAACTTCACTTTCATGCAAAGCACCTAAAGAGTTCCATCATCCTCATGACTCTTTAAAGTTCCCCTtgtgcacagcacagcccatgTTCTGGCAGATGCAGTTCAGACAGAATTTCTGAGTCCTCAATAATGCTTCTAATGTATTGAGAACTGTGCAAATAGGCACCCTTACCAACTCTGCAGCTGAAATTACTTGTTCATGATCACAAATGGCCTGTAAATTCATACGCAGAGAATACTAATGTCCAGTCCAACCTGTGCCCTATTTAGGTTTTGGAAGTGCATTGAAGCTATGCTTACAGCAGCTtggcatttaaatattttgca
This region of Anas acuta chromosome 20, bAnaAcu1.1, whole genome shotgun sequence genomic DNA includes:
- the POMT1 gene encoding protein O-mannosyl-transferase 1, encoding MLGFLKNPVVVTAEINVNLVVLTVMGLISRLWGLSYPRAVVFDEVYYGQFVSLYMKRIFFVDDSGPPFGHMLLALGGYLGGFDGNFLWNRIGAEYSMNVPVWSLRLLPALAGALCIPLAYQILVELQFSHCAALGGALLILLENSLITQSRFMLLESILIFFILLAVLSYLKFYNLQRHSSFSASWWVWLLLTGVACSCAVGVKYMGLFTYMLLLAIAGLHFWHMLGNQNLSNVSLLCHFLARGLALIIIPMAMYLSFFYVHLTLLYRSGPHDQIMTSAFQASLEGGLARITQGQPLEVAYGSQITLRNVLGKPMQCWLHSHTNTYPIRYENGRGSSHQQQVTCYPFKDVNNWWIVKDPGMQQLVVSNPPRPVRHGHIVQLVHGITTRYLNTHDVAAPLSPHAQEVSCYIDYNVSMPAQNLWRVEIVNRESDTDVWKTILSEVRFVHVNTSAVLKLSGASLPEWGYRQLEVVGEKLSKGYHQSMVWNVEEHRYGKSQEQKEREVELHSPTQMDISKNLSFMAKFTELQWKILTLKNEDTEHKYSSSALDWITMDTNIAYWLHPTSGAQIHLLGNVLTWASANVAAVIYVCLSLWYLVRRRRKIYDIPEDAWQLWVSAGEICVGGWAVNYLPFFLMEKTLFLYHYLPALTFQILLIPIVLQHLSDYLCRSLLPKTMFRALIVAWFSSVYLVYSTFSPVTYGEPSLSVAELKDLRWKDSWNILIRKQ